The window GCCGGCGCGCAGCTGCGCAAGCAAGAGCTTTACATCTATCAATGCACGGCCGATACGCGGCCGGAAGATTTGCTCGTCACGCCGGTGCTCGCCGAGAGCGGCAAGATTGCGTACCACGCCTCGCCGCTGGTCAGCGCAGTGCTGCGCGGCGGCATTTGCATTCTCGACGAAGGAAACCGGATGAACGAAAAGTCGTGGGCCAGCCTGGCCCCGCTCTTCGATCAGCGGCGTTACGTCGAATCAATCGTCGCCGGCATCACGATTCAGGCTCATCCGAACTTCCGCTGCTGTGTGACGATGAATCAGGATGAATCGACGTTCGAAATCCCCGACTACATCCTGAGTCGCCTGCAACCGACGCTGCAGCTCGGTTTTCCGCAGCGGCAGGACGAGCTCGCCATTCTGCAATATCACTTGCCGTTTGCCGCGGCGGAGATGCTGTCGCTCACGGTCGACTTCTTGCAAAGCGCGCACGAGTTGAAGCTCGACTACTCCCCGCGCGACGGCATCAATATGTTGCGCTACGCGATGAAGCGACTCGCGCAGGATCCCAAGCATCCGCTGTCGAAAGACGCCGCCTGGCGCGAAGCCCTGGAAAAATGCCTCGGCGATGAAGCGCTCGACCTGCATGCTCTCGCGCAGCGCAAGCGTCGTTCGCTGGGCGATGCCAACGTGCCGCTCGGCTTGGGCGACTTCTTTTTCTCGCCCGATGATCCGCTGCATCCGGATCGCGAAGACGAGGATGAAGACGAAGATATTTAAGCGCAAGCAAATTCGTAGGGTGGGTCGAGCGGTACTCCGCGAGGCCCACCAGATGCGCCGAATTGCGTGAATTTCGGTGGGCCTCGCGGAGTACCGCTCGACCCACCCTACGGCCGTTAAGCAATCAGCTGCTTTTGCACGGTGCCGCTCACATCGGTCAGCCGATAATCTCGCCCCATCACGCGATAAGTCAGCCGCGTGTGATCAAGGCCGAGTAGGTGCAGGCAAGTGGCGTGCAGATCGGGAACGGAAACCGGATTGGCGGCGACGTTGTAGCCGAACTCATCGGTCTCGCCCCAGGTGGTCCCCCCTTTCACACCGCCGCCGGCCAGCCACATGGTAAATGCTTTGGCGTGATGGTCGCGCCCCTTGCCATCTTCGGCGAACGGTGTGCGGCCGAACTCGCCGCCCCATACGATCAGGGTCGAGTCGAGCAAGCCGCGGCGCTTCAGATCTTGAATCAGTCCGGCAATCGGCAGGTCGGTTTCGCCACAATGCAGGTCGTGATTCTTTTTCAAATCATCGTGAGCGTCCCAGGCCTTCGGCCCTTCGTTTCCGCCGCTGTAGAGTTGCACGAATCGCACGCCGCGTTCGACGAGTCGCCGGGCAAGCAAGCAGTTGCGGCCGAAGTGCTCGGTGACCTTATTATCGAGGCCGTACATCTTGCGGATGTATTCCGGTTCTTCAGCGATGTCGACGGCCGCCGCTGCTTCGGATTGCATGCGGTAGGCGAGTTCGTATGAAGCGATCCTAGCTGCGAGCGCGGTTTCGTTTGGGTTCTCGGCCAGATGCTGACCGTTCCACTTAGCGAGCAAGTCGAGGCGAGCCCGCTGTTGCTCGCGTGACGTTCCCGCTGGTGGACTGAGATAGGCAATCGGATCGCCGGTCGGCCGAAACGGCACGCCTTGATAAGCGGCCGGCATGAAACCGTTGCCCCAGTTGAGCGCCCCGTTCACGGGCGCACCGTCGCGATCCATCATCACCACAAAGCCCGGCAGATTTTCGTTCTCGCTCCCCAGGCCGTAGTTTACCCACGAACCCATGCTCGGCCGGCCCGACAGGCGGTCGCCTGTTTGCATTTGAAACAGCGCGGGCGCGTGATTGTTGCTCTCGGCATGCATCGATCGAATCACGCACAGCTCATCGCTGAGCTTGGCGAGGTGCGGAAACGGCGAAGCGATCTCCATGCCCGATTCGCCGTGCTTCGCAAACTTATATGGGCTCGGCAGCGCAGCGTTTTTGCTTCCCTTGCGGAAAACGTCGTTCTGATCAAAGACCGGAATCGGCTGGCCGCTCCACTTCTGCAGTTGCGGCTTGGGATCAAACAGATCGATGTGGCTCGGTCCGCCGTACATGAACAAAAAGATGACGGCCTTGGCCTTCGCCGCAAAGTGCGCCGGACGAGCCGCGAGAGGATTCTGCACGAGCGGCGCTTCGCCGGCGCGCAGAGCATCCTGTTCGAGCATGCCGCGGAGCGCGAGCGTGCCGAAGCCTGCGCCCAAGCTGGCGAGCATTTCACGACGGCTGAATCCTGGCATGATGATCTTCCCCACTTGGCTTTCTGCGACTTGGCTAGTCGACGTACAACAGTTCGTTGCAATTGAGCAGCACATGGCACAAATCGGCGACGGCCGCTTCGGTAGCTTCGGCGGCTTGTCGGCCGGAGTTTTGATAATCTGACTTCTGGGCCTGCAAAAAGTCCGCCGCTTCGGCGATGCGCGTGGCCGAGGGATCGCGACTCAGCGCGAAACGCAAAGCGACGCGCGCCTGATCATCGGCGGAACCTTCTTTGACGGAACTCAACACTCGCCGAGCGAACCAGCGGGCTTGTTCTTGCGTGAACTCATCGTTCATCAGCACGAGCGCCTGTGTGGGAATGGTGCTGTCCTGCCGGCGGTCGCAGGTGTTCGCGGTGCTCGGCACATCGAATAGCTCGAGTAGTGGAAACGGCATCTGACGTTTGACGTAGATGTAAACGCTCCGGCGCCAATGCTCGGGGCCTTCGTTCTTTACGACGGGCCATTTGTTGCGTTGGCTGGCGGCGAGCAACTCGGCGGGAATGCGCGGCTTCACGCCCGGGCCACCCTCGCGCGCGTTGAGCGTGCCGGCGATGGCGAGCACGTTGTCGCGAATCGCTTCGGCTTCGAGCCGGCGTTTGTTCATCCGCCAGAGGAGCAAATTCTGCGGATCGCTTTCGTTGCCGCGGCCGTTGCCTTGCGAGGCTTGCCGATAAGTGGCCGAGGTCATCAGTTGCCGGTGCATTGTCTTCCACTGGCCGCCGGTCGCGGCCATTTCGATCGCCAGATAATCGAGCAACTCCGGATGCGTCGGCAAGCTGCCCGTCACGCCGAAGTTGCTGGGCGTCGCCACGATGCCGCGGCCGAAGTGATGATGCCAGAGGCGATTGGCAATCACGCGCCAGGCAATGGGATTCTCCGGCGCGACAATCCAATCGGCGAGGGCCAGTCGTTGGCCAGTGCTTCGTTCTGACTTCGCGGGCGCGAAGTGCGCGGTGGGCGAAAAGATCCGCGGCACGCCGGCCTGCACTTGCGGGCCTTTGTTGTTCAGGTCGCCACGAAAGAGGACGAAGGTTTCGCGCGGCTTGTTGCTCGCATCGACGATCGCCATGACGGCCGGCTTTCCTTTCTCGGCCGACTTCTGTCCAAACTGCGGCGCGCCTTGGTCATCGAGCGGCACGTCCTTGCGGGTCACATTGTTGAAGACGGCCAGCAGTTGGTAATAGTCCGATTGCGGCAGTGGATCGAACTTGTGATCGTGGCAGCGCGCACAGCCGACCGTCAAACCGAGATAAACCGACGACGTCGTCGAGATCACATCGTCGAGCAAGTCGAGCCGATACTTCTCGCGATCCATCGCGTTGTTGCCCATGTTGTCGTCATTCGTCGGACCGTTGCGGCAGAAAGCGGTCGCCGCGAGCGAGTCTGCGTTGCTGCCCGGCAACTCGTCGCCGGCGAGTTGCTCGCGCACAAACTGCGTGTACGGCTTGTCTTCGTTCAAGCTCCGAATCACATAGTCGCGATACTTCCAGGCAAACGGCCGGTCGATGTCTTCATGGAAGCCGCCGCTATCGGCATAGCGTGCCAGGTCGAGCCAATGTCGGCCCCAGCGTTCGCCATAGGCGGGCGAGGCGAGCAGCCGATCGAGTTGTTGTTCGTAAGCATCCGGCGCGCGATCGGCGAGGAACTCTTCCACGTCCGCTGGCGACGGCGGCAGACCGATGAGATCGATGCAGGCCCGGCGCAGGAGCAACTCGCGGGAGACTTCCGGCGATGGCTCCAGCCCAGCCGTCTTCAACTTGGCTGCGATGAAAAGATCGACTGGATTCGCCGACCAGGCTTGCATTTTTTCATCAACCTCTGGCAACTTCGGCTTCGTCGGCGCTTTAAAAGCCCAGTGGTCTTTCCCTTTTGCCAACTGAGGCCGATCCGGGAGCGAGTCTTTTGGCAGCCCACCGATCCAACTGCTGATTGCAGCGATTTCGTCGGCCGAGAGTTGCCCTTCCGGCGGCATGTGCGGCTTCGAACCTTTGGCGAGCAACTGCGTGAGCAAGCTGGCGTCGGCTTTGCCCGGCGTGACGACGTAACCCGAGCGCGCACCGCGCAGCAGTCCATCGGCCGTCGTCAGATTCAGTTCGGCTTCGGGCTCTTCGCTGCCATGACAATCGCTACAGTGCTTTTGCAGGATCGGCAGGATCTGCTCAAACTTCGGCGTCTCGGCCCAGCAGTTCGCAGCGGAAGCAATGCCCAAACCCAGCACGGCCAGCGACCAAGCCGCGAGATTTCGCCAACGAATAGAGGCGAGAAGCATGGGAGGGGATTGCCTGGGGAGAGTTGCAAGGGGAAGGCTGCCGTCCGGACCACTACATTCTAACCGCGCGGGCTGCAAAATTGCACATCGTTTCTTCGCCGCCCGGGGCCGGTCCGGCGTTGCCGCTGCCGCTCGCGACACCTATAGTTCGAGCATGTCGAAACCTATTCTGACGGTCGATGATTTGCACGTTTCGTTTCGCACCGACGACGGCGCCGTCCGCGCGGTGAACGGCGTGTCGTTCGATCTCCATCCGGGCGAAACCCTCGGCATTGTCGGCGAATCGGGCTCGGGCAAGAGCGTGACGAATCTCGCCATGCTCGGCCTCATTCCCAAGCCGCCCGGCGTGATCGAGCGCGGCCGGGCGATGTTTGGCAATCAAGATTTGCTCAAGCTGAGCCTGGCCGAGCTCTCGGCGATTCGCGGCAAGCGGATTGCGATGATCTTTCAAGATCCGATGACCGCGCTGAATCCTTACCTGTCGGTCGCCGAGCAATTGATGGAGGTCACTGAGCTCCATCTCAAGCACACTCCCGCGCAGGCTCGCAAACACGCCATCGAAATGCTCGAAAAGGTCGGCA is drawn from Anatilimnocola floriformis and contains these coding sequences:
- a CDS encoding PSD1 and planctomycete cytochrome C domain-containing protein, coding for MLLASIRWRNLAAWSLAVLGLGIASAANCWAETPKFEQILPILQKHCSDCHGSEEPEAELNLTTADGLLRGARSGYVVTPGKADASLLTQLLAKGSKPHMPPEGQLSADEIAAISSWIGGLPKDSLPDRPQLAKGKDHWAFKAPTKPKLPEVDEKMQAWSANPVDLFIAAKLKTAGLEPSPEVSRELLLRRACIDLIGLPPSPADVEEFLADRAPDAYEQQLDRLLASPAYGERWGRHWLDLARYADSGGFHEDIDRPFAWKYRDYVIRSLNEDKPYTQFVREQLAGDELPGSNADSLAATAFCRNGPTNDDNMGNNAMDREKYRLDLLDDVISTTSSVYLGLTVGCARCHDHKFDPLPQSDYYQLLAVFNNVTRKDVPLDDQGAPQFGQKSAEKGKPAVMAIVDASNKPRETFVLFRGDLNNKGPQVQAGVPRIFSPTAHFAPAKSERSTGQRLALADWIVAPENPIAWRVIANRLWHHHFGRGIVATPSNFGVTGSLPTHPELLDYLAIEMAATGGQWKTMHRQLMTSATYRQASQGNGRGNESDPQNLLLWRMNKRRLEAEAIRDNVLAIAGTLNAREGGPGVKPRIPAELLAASQRNKWPVVKNEGPEHWRRSVYIYVKRQMPFPLLELFDVPSTANTCDRRQDSTIPTQALVLMNDEFTQEQARWFARRVLSSVKEGSADDQARVALRFALSRDPSATRIAEAADFLQAQKSDYQNSGRQAAEATEAAVADLCHVLLNCNELLYVD
- a CDS encoding AAA family ATPase encodes the protein MQREVTIDNIHLHLSHPHDATGEWIGQREILQQLMACWLVVDERDLPLTPRLVGPPGIGKTALGMAGAQLRKQELYIYQCTADTRPEDLLVTPVLAESGKIAYHASPLVSAVLRGGICILDEGNRMNEKSWASLAPLFDQRRYVESIVAGITIQAHPNFRCCVTMNQDESTFEIPDYILSRLQPTLQLGFPQRQDELAILQYHLPFAAAEMLSLTVDFLQSAHELKLDYSPRDGINMLRYAMKRLAQDPKHPLSKDAAWREALEKCLGDEALDLHALAQRKRRSLGDANVPLGLGDFFFSPDDPLHPDREDEDEDEDI
- a CDS encoding DUF1501 domain-containing protein; translated protein: MPGFSRREMLASLGAGFGTLALRGMLEQDALRAGEAPLVQNPLAARPAHFAAKAKAVIFLFMYGGPSHIDLFDPKPQLQKWSGQPIPVFDQNDVFRKGSKNAALPSPYKFAKHGESGMEIASPFPHLAKLSDELCVIRSMHAESNNHAPALFQMQTGDRLSGRPSMGSWVNYGLGSENENLPGFVVMMDRDGAPVNGALNWGNGFMPAAYQGVPFRPTGDPIAYLSPPAGTSREQQRARLDLLAKWNGQHLAENPNETALAARIASYELAYRMQSEAAAAVDIAEEPEYIRKMYGLDNKVTEHFGRNCLLARRLVERGVRFVQLYSGGNEGPKAWDAHDDLKKNHDLHCGETDLPIAGLIQDLKRRGLLDSTLIVWGGEFGRTPFAEDGKGRDHHAKAFTMWLAGGGVKGGTTWGETDEFGYNVAANPVSVPDLHATCLHLLGLDHTRLTYRVMGRDYRLTDVSGTVQKQLIA